One segment of Variovorax paradoxus DNA contains the following:
- a CDS encoding DUF899 domain-containing protein, whose product MNNAVTETGPVNHPVVPPEQWVAERLVLLAREKELMRLHDQLARERRALPWERVGKRYAFDTPQGSRTLAELFGGHRQLVVQHFMFGPGWGQGCPSCSYMADHVDGMTVHLADRGIGFVAVSRAPLPELLRFRERMGWKFDWVSSHGSDFNHDFGVSFTPQEVASGAVDYNYGKRPFPSEEAPGVSVFFRSDAGEVFHTYSTYGRGVEVMMGAYQLMDLAPEGRSERDVPHKMEWVRHHDRYAPAPAPVSASAAPSSSACCGGAHR is encoded by the coding sequence ATGAACAACGCCGTGACCGAAACAGGCCCCGTGAATCATCCCGTCGTACCGCCCGAGCAATGGGTGGCCGAACGGCTCGTCCTGCTGGCGCGCGAGAAGGAACTGATGCGCCTGCACGACCAGCTCGCCCGCGAGCGGCGCGCGCTGCCCTGGGAGCGCGTCGGCAAGCGCTACGCCTTCGATACGCCGCAGGGCAGCCGCACGCTGGCCGAGCTGTTCGGCGGCCACCGCCAGCTGGTGGTGCAGCACTTCATGTTCGGGCCGGGCTGGGGCCAGGGTTGCCCGAGCTGTTCGTACATGGCGGACCACGTCGACGGGATGACGGTGCACCTGGCGGACCGCGGCATCGGCTTCGTTGCCGTCTCGCGCGCGCCCCTGCCCGAACTGCTGCGTTTTCGCGAGCGCATGGGCTGGAAGTTCGACTGGGTGTCCTCGCATGGCAGCGACTTCAACCATGACTTCGGCGTGAGCTTCACCCCGCAGGAAGTGGCGAGCGGTGCGGTCGACTACAACTACGGAAAGCGCCCGTTCCCTTCCGAGGAGGCGCCGGGCGTCAGCGTGTTCTTCCGCAGCGATGCAGGCGAGGTCTTCCACACCTACTCGACCTACGGGCGCGGCGTGGAAGTGATGATGGGCGCCTACCAGCTGATGGACCTCGCGCCCGAGGGCCGCAGCGAACGCGACGTGCCGCACAAGATGGAATGGGTGCGGCATCACGACCGCTACGCGCCGGCGCCGGCACCCGTTTCTGCCTCTGCTGCACCGTCGTCCTCGGCATGCTGCGGTGGCGCGCACCGCTGA